The Xyrauchen texanus isolate HMW12.3.18 chromosome 25, RBS_HiC_50CHRs, whole genome shotgun sequence genome includes the window CAAGCGGAATAAGAACCACACCACAGCTTGGCACCTTGGGTCTTGCATTAGGGTCAGGGTCAGAGCCCAAAATCAGGAGCATTGTGGGCTGAACCTTGGCAAATCCCACAAAGGTGTTTGTCTGTCTGCTGAAGAGGCAAGATGGAGGTTTGGAGGCGGTGAAGCAGATAGAGGATGAAAGGGGAAGGAGAGTTTGAGTGGCATTAAGAGGGTTGGGTTTAATTCGGCAGGAGTGAGAAGGGGAGGAATGTCCATGAGTCCCTGTTTTACTGCACGTTCTCCATCATCTTGAGGAATTCTGTGGAAAGAAAGAAGGAGGCATTTAGTGTTATGTGTTTCAATTCTACATCATACTTGATTGGATTCCCTTGTATATGTGGTAATGTAatttataaaacataaacataccATCAAAGTCCAGCATGCCATCGTTGTTTTTGTCTCCATCTTTAAGCAGCTCATCAATCTCCTCATCCGTGATGGATTCACCGGTGCTGCGGATGATCTCAGCAAACTCGTCTCTGTCGATGTAACCATCACCATTCCTGCAGAATAACAGTGAAGTGAGTTCGATATTGGGCCACCATCCAAAACAGGTGTACACAAGAACATATCAAATGACATACTTGTCCAGCACACGGAAGCATTCAGCCAACTCTTCTTCACTCTTGCCAGCCTGGTCCTCCTTTAGGAGTCTCACCATCATGACCAAGAACTCTTCAAAGTCGATGGATCCGCTGCCTACAGTTTTCCATATTGAAGAACATCAAATGTttgattttcatgtttaataactATACAGATCTTATAATTAATCTGTTATTAATGTATGCATATGTTATCACTTGGTGGGATGGGATAATATGTGGAAAAGTGTCTTGAAATGATTTCAGAGGGcccatttatgtatgtatttatttattttccctaccGTCTTCATCAACCTCCTCAATGATTTCTTCCAACTCCTCTCTGGTTGGATTCTGACCCAACATCCTCATGACGGTACCCAACTCCTTGGTGCTGATATCACCGCCACCATCGGTGTCGAACATGTCAAAGGCAGCCTTGAACTCTTAAAATTGACAAAGAAAACTGTTTAATGGAACGGAAAgatgttaaatatgtatgttAGGCAAGAACTGCAAAGAAATATTATAATCTAATTTGTCTGTTTGTACACTCACCGGCAAGCATCTCCTCGCTCAAATATGAGCGGGCCTCCTGTTGCGCGTCAGTCTACAGAACGACATGGCGAACGGTTAATTTCAACGGGTCACTTGTatataaggttccatttatttaacattatttatcatGAACTgagaatgaacaatacttttacagca containing:
- the LOC127619063 gene encoding troponin C, skeletal muscle-like, producing MTDAQQEARSYLSEEMLAEFKAAFDMFDTDGGGDISTKELGTVMRMLGQNPTREELEEIIEEVDEDGSGSIDFEEFLVMMVRLLKEDQAGKSEEELAECFRVLDKNGDGYIDRDEFAEIIRSTGESITDEEIDELLKDGDKNNDGMLDFDEFLKMMENVQ